Part of the Methanosphaera sp. WGK6 genome is shown below.
TAAGTGATGTTGATTCATTTAGAAAAATCATTCCCACAACAACGGTTCCTACTGCACCTATTGCAGTCCAACAAGCATATGCTGTTCCAAGAGGTATTCCTTTAAGAGAATGTTCTAAAAGAAGCATGCTTAATATTAAAAATAAAATAGTAAGTACTGAAGGTATTATTTTTGTAAAACCTTCTGAAAATTTTAAGGGAACTGCCCATAAAACTTCACAAATACCTGCCATTACTAAATATAGCCATGAATTCATAAGAAACCTCTAATTAAATTTACATGAATTCAGGTGCTTTTATTCCTAATAATTTTAAAGAGTTTTTAAGTGTGATTCTTGATGCATCAACTAATTTTAATCTTAAATCTTCATGATCTGAACCAATAACTTGTTGTGATTTATAGAATTTGTTAAATGCTTTTGAAAGACTTAATGTGTATTCTGCTAAGTGATGTACTCTTCTTTCATCTGCAGATTGACGAATTATTTCTGTGAATCTTGATAATTCTTTAACAAGTTCTTTTTCTTCGTCTTCTAATTCATAGTCACATCTTACTTCATTGTATTCATCATATTCT
Proteins encoded:
- a CDS encoding multidrug efflux SMR transporter, which translates into the protein MNSWLYLVMAGICEVLWAVPLKFSEGFTKIIPSVLTILFLILSMLLLEHSLKGIPLGTAYACWTAIGAVGTVVVGMIFLNESTSLIRIFFIFLVIAGILGLKLTTA